The DNA region ACGAGTGTCCACAGGGGATGGTGACAGGAATATGAAAGGTATCAAGACATATGGAACAGATTAGGTCTGAGTCGCGAGAATCCATGTctggaaaaacaacaacaacaacaacaaaaataaacacatacacaaaaaaaatgtaattggtCAAGAATAAGGACTTCATTGATGTTACCTTACCTGTACTGCATGTGTTAGCAAATTACCCTAAAATTACTAGCCCCCACTTCCGAAATAGCTCAAGTTCTCTGATGATTCGACAACAAAGCAGCAATAGAAACGCGCAGTTGACTAAACCCACATTAACCTACCCAAGTGGAATGGGAAGCTAACGTTAGCATTAACCATTCAGAACCACAAAATTATAGTAACAGACGGTAAAAAGCGGATATTATCATTCACTCTGAAGTGTTTTAACATAAACAAATGACATAAATGATTACCAACACTGACGAAGCATCCAAACCGATGACAGCGTCAGCTGACCCTTCCCTAGTGACGACAACATGTTACCTTcaagtgctttaaaaaaaaaatcgtaactCGTAATTCCTATGGTGCGTACATTGAACTACACATATTAACGATTTACGAATTTAaagtttgtatttaaaaaaatgccactgtttttattcagttttattatttttgcttgtcCTAAATATCACTATGTGTGCTCGTAGCTACGCTGCGCAAACATTACACAGCATTaccagtgaaaaaaataaatactattTTTCTCGGCCACCGTAGAATTGTGCTTCATTCAAGATGGCGCTGCGCTCGGTATTTGTTCGTGTGTCAAGGAAATTGTATGATTTTAGAGTCAATAACGCGAGGACATTTGTCACAACAGGTAAAAGTAATGGCGTTTAGTCAATATACCGTTTGCTTGTATGTCTTTAGCTGCTTGTGCCTTTTTTGCGTGTGCGTGATTTGTAAACCATTCCATAAATTCAAGTCGGTGGCTAATTGACAAAGTCAAATgtcgtattatcatcatgaaaatgaacTTTAAAACAAAATGTTCTGCTATGTTTTCGTGAAGGTGTTTCTCAATGAATTGAATGAATCTGTGTAGCAGTCGTGAATCTTAATGTGTTCAAAACAACGGCTCAAAGAGCACTTGAACGAACAAATACAAACTTGGGCTGGGAATCTCCGCTACGACTCacgattatctcacaatatggtaaatggtgttatacttgtgtgtatatatatacttgttctacctctcaaggtactcaaagcgctttacacaacGTTGCCAtcgacctactggtgacacagcaccaggagcaatgcagggttcagtatcttgctcaaggatacttagtcgagttcatcagggtggagaaccgaacccacaacctctgggttgggggacaactactccaccactgagccacgccttccggcgatacaacaattaatgATACACGGGTTAGTAAATTAATCTACAATACAACTAAAGCTATTtgtaaatggggaaaaataagcaaTTTTTCTTCTTTGCACTGCAGTGGACAGTGTTAAAAACTTGTCTTCCTCACAGACAGAGAATATTTCAGTGCATCATTTCTGTCAATCAATACAAGAGCACTAAACAAAACACATAATGACGTTCAATACATTTAAGttactggctgtgaatgttaATGTTTTAGTATCCTTGACGTCAGTGgtaaccaatgagttaacatacaCACCATACTAGTGGAAATTCTGTGTCTAGTGCAGGGGTCGGCaatccaaaatgttgaaagagccatattggaccaaaaaaacaaatatgtctgtagCTGTAAAAATTTAAAAGCCTTCAATAAGCCTAATATTGAAGGCAAAACTTGCTGTGTGTATCTGTATTCGCTAGTGCTgcagcgattaatcgattaactcgagtattcgattaggaaaaaaatatttgaactaaattttgttgcttcgagtattcgtttaaataaagtggcattgcaatggtttattttgaaagtgtttgcatttagttttattgattagcgtggatacactgccctctggtctgcctcctttcacatggctgaatccaaatgctccccgttaagaccaacgtaagctaagtttttgtttgagctcatgctTTTCAATGCATtcacaatttagtttataggtatatttagccgtatttttgtgggaatatgtgtctgaacctttagcattttatagcatttagctAGCGtacttttctatgtaagttagccaaatgttcttttgttgtacgtagatactcattaaaaaaaaaaaaaaaaaaaattgtaccgtttgaggctcagctcaggtgttttaatttttcagcttccttatccgattactcgattattcgaactaactagtccatcgattaatcgactacaaaaatattcgatagctgcagccctagtattagctttacagtccctgacaaaagtcttgtcgcttatccattttgtagaaacaattgctaataacctgacttttaattattcaattggtttcagaaattgctcatatgaaagctaaaaccctcccaaatgatgttgaatgtacaaaaatatatttgtttcacggaaaaaagattgatcatttaatgaagacataaaggtcaaattttggttttgtcgcctacagaaagtagtgtgaaaattgaacaaaaaatgtacttcaaatacaaaaattctgttacataacataagggaattaagtagtggtgctgtgagatccaaatttaatatttcgtATGACTTCCATTGGCTTGaatgactgcatccatgcggttcggcaaggattcatacattttattgatgaagtcatcaggaacatcaaagaaagcagtcttgcatcccTCCCAGTGTTCAACATTCTTAGGTTTCGtcatccatgcttcctctttcatcctaccccagacatgctcaatgatgttcatgtctggtgactgggccggccagtcctggaggatcttgatcttctttgccttgaggaactttgaggtagagattgaagtatgcgatggagcaccatcctgctgcaaaatttgtccctttttatggttaggaatgtaagaggcagctaagatttgttgatatttcacactaTTTatcttgccttccaccctgcagatctctcgcacacccccatactggatgtaaccccagaccatgattttgccaccaccaaacttcactgttttctgagtgaatctcggatccatgcgggctccagtaggtctcctgcagtatttgcggcgactgtggtgtaattcaatggtaaattcatctgaaaaagccaccttttgccacaaaaacagtgaagtttggtggtggcaaaatcatggtctgaggttacatccagtatgggggtgtgcgagagatctgctgggtggaaggcaacataattaGTCtccaatatcaacaaatcttagctgcctcttacattcctaaccataaaaagggacaaattctgcagcaggatggtgctccatcgcatattttagtagattaaattagcctaatttgcttcACAAaattccactagcttaaatgctacaaatgctaacgtattaaCAACCCTCAAAGCAAATctttcacacgtaactccacaaacagtagctctaaacttaattacaaatgcatacacaaacatacagtatattagctgaaacaacttacagccttaggtaggccaaaccagagcgcagctatcctttatccatgtgagaCGTCTGAGTGCTCCTGTATAGAAGTATTATTAaatgacagtccagccagatccaactctgccactagagggcagtgtgtcctccaccattaaacaaactatgatacttttggactttttggatagttattttggggtacttaaaaggTTACTTCCGACCTCcgtggaaattcaggttacgtcatCTTCTAAATTGTCACACCCTTAATACTAACCTAGTTTTCTTGGTTTCCACATCACAGCATTCCTCTGTCGACGGAAGCCTCCATTGGGCCCCATGCCAAATGAAGACATTGACGTCCAAAACATTGATACGATTGAAAAATATCGTACCTACAACCGTTACTTCAAACATGCTCAAGTGGCGAACAGCAAGCCGGTCTGGTGGCACACCTATCGTGGTTATATGGAGAAAGAGGATCCAGAACTTGGTGAGAAACGACCACGTATGCTGGCGTATAAGAACATGTTAATAAAAACAGACAATCAGTACTTTGGGGTTGACATTTTGGAGACGCGTCTTTTTGCAGGCGTTACGCGAGTGGACATTGGACTACgtcggtatcgactccccagaaCTCATGAAGTGAGGGAGAGGAGTCAAGTGATGAAGACGAATAAGAAGAATGTCGAACTGGAGAGGAGTTGTCGTTTGAGAACATGTAGGTTGCATCGCGTTTGAATGGGTTAGGGCCGTCAATACCACCCAATGAGTTAAGCGGTGTCTAACCACTAAGCCATGATAGAAATACTTTacattgtgaatgggtataaacaaatttgcatagacttcatgatgatattgacggggcgcggggccaattaatagggggcctgcattgttggcgtggctgtcaaagctgaccgtgtagaatcacagacaaagagcttttccggtgaaaactctcgtgaataaatgcttaaatccctgaattcctcatagacgtaaaacagtcttgattcttggttaaaagttgaaaaaaaaacatgtgatattagcatttattttacataaatatgttgaagtacaacgctagtctgttagtgaatgtagctcgcggccgcctgatgtaaacagctttttcggaaaacattcttgtgaataaatgcttaaatccctgaattctttatggatatggacgtaaaactgtctcgattcatggttaaaagcaaaaaagcagTGCAGTTACcatttttttacgtaaatatgtcaaagtacgatgctagtctgtcagtcaatgtggcggccaccatacgtaaacagagcttttccgttaaaaattcttgtgaataaatgcttaaatccctgaatttttttatagatatggacctaagacagtctcgattcttggttaaaagacaaaaaaaaaaaaaaaacgtgcagttaacatttattttatgtaaatatgtcgaagtacaatgctagtctgttagtgaatgtagctagcggctgcctgatgtaaacagagctttcccggtgaaaattcttgtgaataaatgcttaaatccctgaattctttatagatatggaagtaaaacagtctcgattcttggttaaaagcaaaaaaagcgtGCAGgtagcttttattttacgtaaatattgcgacatATAGTGCAAattctgtagcggctaatttctcccattgatttttttcacaacatttcaaaatgcatgcatggtacgaaaaatataataattaccttgaatccttaaaCAAATCACACCTGAGACATGCCttcttgtttgtatgcggtacagctttcgtactttttcaacattaatccggcattggatcgctgcatgtgtcgctgcgaccgactgcgaataactgaagtggattgtgggatggccccctacttgaaggcgtggcgtactgaaggtcgaatctgacccgtcctTATAAAGTCTATGAAATTTGGTATTGAAAGGTCTCAGGACACTATGTagtgccaaaaaatggtatcggtgcaacactacttgcgacatataaaatgaatgaaagggaTGACTGACTTCAAATTTCTCCTTTTGTTCTCTTAGTTAAGATTAATTTAGATGCGGTGCAGGAAACGTGGGAGAAAAGCAATGGTCCTTTTCAAATAAGACGACTGGCAGACCATTATGGAATCTACAGGGATCTTTTCCCCATGGCGTTTTTCCTGCCACAGATCCCTTTGCGTATCCGCTACGGCGAGGAAACGAGTGCTCAAGTGCATTATGGGAATCCGCTGACACCGACGGAAGTAAGCCGCCGTAGAACGGAATGGGTTTTATAACTGCCTCTTAGTGCAATTTCTTTACGATTTACTTGTCACCCAGGCGGCATCTGCTCCCAGTGTCAGCTTTAATGCCGACGAGGGCACGCTTTGGACCCTCCTGCTCACTTCCCCAGGTCAGGACATACTATTCAATTTGGCGTATTTTTGCAACcgagtccaaaaaaaaaaaaaagatcaagtgatcagatcgggacatccctacttttaCAAATTCTTTTAATTTACTTACCAATAATGGATTTGtgttatatttgtatttttcagaTGAACATCTTCTCGATAATGAAGCCGAATACCTGCACTGGCTTGTGTAAGTCGTTCAACTTgcctcaaaataatattacttaagtaaaagtagttaaaaatgtacggtactcaagtacaagtaaataagtattcggtgatattgtgagtaactactgacaatgtttgattttttttttttttttttaaaccaatgatatttgttttcttagcacgatatatatctatatgaactgttattattattattctgtactacaacctattacataacattaagccaaagaaatttgtttaaaaaaaaaacattgaattccagcgagagagaaaaaaaattgcagaactgaagcatcatttgtccaaaaagcatgagtgacctctagtggagaaaatagttcctagtttgaataattccttcatagttcctattatgaaattaaaaggatcatatctccggcttTCCGTAGtcgatcggtgccaaataaaaactgggagggtTAAATTTcgcgctttcgagtcacgttgagggcaaaaaaaaaaaaatcttaaatagcattaatatgtgaattagaatcatattttgagacgattcgactagatacaacaaattggcaaagcgcagatgatgagaaattggtcttttaatctgctgtttagccacgcctgtcattataacgctctagcgtccccaactggggtatgacatcggcagggtcacgatttcagctgatttagaactcAGCCCATGGAGAGGGAAGATTCAGAGTGACGAAAATATgacacagagcagcaaaatgtcatgattgtttcaatctctactccaatatttttgcaggatattctttttatcgaagtatttgtaCCTAAATAAATggtcagtcttgtgctaaatgaaatatgaaatattcaaaatgtatttaatcAGTACAACAGGGCAAAATGACTGCATaattgtcaaaactgttgacttcttgcaccccccaaatggtattttatgccactggagttagtccggcttttgtcatttccctgccccggcttcggagagcgtaaacaaaccgcgaggtgtgacagctagccgacacgctaacccgaaccgagcgtcGTTTCCAAGTCTCATACTCGCCGTTCGaagtgaaaaatcatacaaaactaccccggaccATATCACACGGCGtcggggttgtcaattgtcttcgccgatcggcaaaatcagctgaatctgcagtccatctgcaaTTCTGCATGccttaaagcaatgctgtattgtcagatgctgacccaggtgacgtcacattcgcatttgttCTCAACcccagactggagccggaagtcactcgtattcatggcgcgggattcaaaaaattg from Corythoichthys intestinalis isolate RoL2023-P3 chromosome 21, ASM3026506v1, whole genome shotgun sequence includes:
- the mrpl38 gene encoding 39S ribosomal protein L38, mitochondrial isoform X1 is translated as MALRSVFVRVSRKLYDFRVNNARTFVTTAFLCRRKPPLGPMPNEDIDVQNIDTIEKYRTYNRYFKHAQVANSKPVWWHTYRGYMEKEDPELGEKRPRMLAYKNMLIKTDNQYFGVDILETRLFAGVTRVDIGLRRYRLPRTHEVRERSQVMKTNKKNVELERSCRLRTFKINLDAVQETWEKSNGPFQIRRLADHYGIYRDLFPMAFFLPQIPLRIRYGEETSAQVHYGNPLTPTEAASAPSVSFNADEGTLWTLLLTSPDEHLLDNEAEYLHWLVANIPDGALQSGEELCHYLPPFPARGTGFHRYVYILFQQEGPINFQEDRRPSPCHLLEHRTFKTVDFYRKHQDSMTPAGLAFFQSQWDESVTTTFHNTLDMAEPVFEFIRPPVYHPPQVKFPHRQPLRYLDRYRDGKEQTYGIY
- the mrpl38 gene encoding 39S ribosomal protein L38, mitochondrial isoform X2, which encodes MALRSVFVRVSRKLYDFRVNNARTFVTTAFLCRRKPPLGPMPNEDIDVQNIDTIEKYRTYNRYFKHAQVANSKPVWWHTYRGYMEKEDPELGVTRVDIGLRRYRLPRTHEVRERSQVMKTNKKNVELERSCRLRTFKINLDAVQETWEKSNGPFQIRRLADHYGIYRDLFPMAFFLPQIPLRIRYGEETSAQVHYGNPLTPTEAASAPSVSFNADEGTLWTLLLTSPDEHLLDNEAEYLHWLVANIPDGALQSGEELCHYLPPFPARGTGFHRYVYILFQQEGPINFQEDRRPSPCHLLEHRTFKTVDFYRKHQDSMTPAGLAFFQSQWDESVTTTFHNTLDMAEPVFEFIRPPVYHPPQVKFPHRQPLRYLDRYRDGKEQTYGIY